A section of the Methanocaldococcus sp. FS406-22 genome encodes:
- the yhbY gene encoding ribosome assembly RNA-binding protein YhbY: protein MEEQKRKLTGKMKRMLRAKAHHLEPVVWVGKEGSEKVIKEVDRQLKERGLIKVKVRKAALLYEDKYEIAEKLAKACDAEVVSVVGHVITLFRPREGWKKYLAKKPKKKVKKDEKIIELFEKFKKKAIKE, encoded by the coding sequence ATGGAAGAACAAAAAAGAAAACTTACTGGAAAAATGAAGAGAATGCTTAGAGCTAAAGCTCATCACTTAGAACCTGTTGTATGGGTTGGAAAGGAAGGAAGTGAGAAGGTTATTAAAGAGGTTGATAGACAGTTGAAAGAAAGAGGTTTGATAAAAGTTAAAGTAAGAAAAGCTGCCTTATTATATGAAGATAAATATGAAATTGCTGAAAAGCTTGCTAAGGCATGTGATGCCGAGGTTGTTAGTGTAGTTGGGCATGTCATAACTTTATTTAGACCAAGGGAAGGGTGGAAAAAGTATTTAGCTAAAAAACCAAAGAAAAAGGTTAAAAAGGATGAGAAAATTATTGAATTATTTGAGAAGTTTAAGAAGAAGGCAATTAAAGAATAA
- a CDS encoding DEAD/DEAH box helicase, giving the protein MGGVEYLKKEYSDEEIYEILEEPVKEWFRKKYKTFTPPQRYAIKEIHEGKNVLICSPTGSGKTLSAFLAGINELIKLSMENKLEDRIYILYVSPLRALNNDIERNLKEPLKEIYEVAKELNIDLDEIRVAVRTSDTTSSQKQRMLKKPPHILITTPESLAIALNSPKFSQLLSGIKYVIVDEIHALTNKRGVHLSLSLERLNRIANFIRIGLSATIHPLTEVAKFLVGNGRDCYIVDVSYKKEIEIRVISPVDDFIYTPSEEISKRLYSLLKKLIEEHKTTLIFTNTRSATERVAFYLKQLGVEKVETHHSSLSREHRLEVEEKLKKGELKVVVCVSPDTKILTNNGLIEIKDLKSNNKILGIDNFKGKFTEFDKPHIRDYNNDGFLIKTNLGFEIKCTKEHRFLTIANGELKWVESRTLKVGDYIAVLRKYPNDGEKINILDLLPDNAYVGLKKSTLEKIRMKIKEKYGTSKNFSKIIGMEKSHFNAKLRGESPFKLKVLREIEKILSIKIESEDIEIIRTNKKKYPMEIKTFTPFLARLLGFWMADGSWTSGCLRLFSSDLQLLKEYEKRIIEELNMKPHYRRANKSTYCLEISSSVLETMFKNLVGNKKRKSKNGMFPEILYKLPLEHKKAFLSGYFDGDGFLEIKKDNKLYSIGFSTFNKRFAEGIRDLLLYFGIMSSVRKQEINYENELNGRIIKKRGVSYTVSILGGEYLEKAINILDIWRTKDRELIKKAFSAGYCNIDIIPNIGKKLREIREKLRISTYKLQKEKFYNPQRVEVGERQISRRNLIKLMNKYLDYAKKTNNKEVIEEIESLLRLAEGDIFFDRIKEIKSIKLKKVYGIINSKTGNYIVNNFISKNSSTSLELGVDIGSIDLVILLGSPKSVSRALQRIGRSGHRLHEKSKGIIIPFDRDDLVENVVLAYDAKIGRIDKVHIPKNCLDVLAQHLVGMALEKVWDVDEAYNLIKKAYPYKDLSKEDFLDVLNYLAGGIEEKNVYAKIWLKDNKFGKRGKTVRAIYYMNVGTIPDETAVDVIADGKYVGEVEEEFAEKLMKGDIFVLGGRTYKYLGGRGNKIRVKEVFDERPTIPAWFSEQLPLAYDLALDIERFRKEVLSSDIKDIKEKYEVDEKTAKAIKSYIDEQDKFAVVPDDEKMLIESFEEEKRRYYIFHFVAGRRANEALARAFANYISKIKKCNVRISVNDYGFALILPKNRKIKRADIVELFNLDIVKNVKESIERSEILKRRFRHVATRGFMILRKYMNRRISVDRQQFNAEMLLKYCKEVNHPLYRETLREILEDSLDIDNALDYFEKIKKRKVYYLELPSPSPFAFNLVVSASSDVVFMEDKKKMIEELHRKVMEFISMKEKGKK; this is encoded by the coding sequence ATGGGAGGAGTAGAGTATTTAAAAAAAGAGTATTCTGATGAAGAAATCTATGAAATTTTAGAAGAGCCAGTAAAAGAATGGTTTAGAAAAAAATATAAGACATTTACGCCACCACAAAGATATGCAATTAAGGAGATACATGAAGGGAAGAATGTTTTAATTTGCTCACCAACTGGAAGTGGGAAGACATTATCTGCTTTTTTAGCTGGGATAAATGAATTAATAAAATTATCAATGGAAAATAAATTGGAAGATAGAATTTATATTCTCTATGTATCCCCACTGAGGGCTTTAAATAACGATATTGAAAGAAATTTAAAAGAGCCTTTAAAAGAGATTTATGAAGTTGCTAAGGAATTAAATATAGATTTGGATGAGATTAGAGTAGCTGTTAGAACGAGTGATACAACAAGCTCACAAAAACAAAGAATGCTGAAAAAACCTCCTCATATTTTAATAACTACGCCAGAATCTTTAGCTATAGCTTTGAATTCACCAAAATTTTCTCAACTGTTAAGTGGAATTAAGTATGTGATAGTTGATGAAATCCATGCTTTAACAAACAAAAGAGGAGTTCATCTCTCCCTATCTTTAGAGAGGTTGAATAGAATTGCCAATTTCATAAGAATTGGTTTATCAGCAACTATTCACCCATTAACTGAAGTAGCTAAATTTTTAGTTGGAAATGGGAGAGACTGCTATATTGTAGATGTTAGCTATAAAAAAGAGATTGAGATAAGAGTTATTTCACCAGTAGATGATTTTATCTACACACCTTCAGAGGAAATTAGTAAAAGGTTGTATAGCTTATTAAAAAAACTCATAGAAGAGCATAAAACAACTTTAATATTTACAAATACGAGAAGTGCTACTGAGAGGGTAGCATTTTATTTAAAGCAGTTGGGAGTTGAGAAAGTAGAAACTCATCACTCATCTTTAAGTAGAGAACATAGGTTGGAAGTTGAAGAGAAATTAAAAAAAGGAGAACTTAAGGTAGTTGTTTGTGTATCACCAGATACTAAGATATTAACCAATAATGGGCTTATAGAAATAAAAGATTTAAAAAGCAATAACAAAATCTTGGGAATTGATAACTTTAAGGGAAAATTTACTGAATTTGATAAACCACATATAAGAGATTACAACAATGACGGATTTTTAATAAAAACCAATCTTGGTTTTGAAATTAAATGCACAAAGGAACATAGGTTTTTAACTATTGCTAATGGAGAATTAAAATGGGTTGAAAGCAGAACTTTAAAAGTTGGAGACTATATTGCAGTATTAAGAAAGTATCCGAATGATGGAGAGAAAATTAATATACTGGATTTATTGCCAGATAACGCTTATGTTGGATTAAAAAAATCAACTCTCGAAAAAATTAGGATGAAGATTAAAGAAAAATATGGAACTTCAAAAAACTTCTCAAAGATTATTGGGATGGAAAAAAGTCATTTTAATGCAAAGTTAAGAGGAGAAAGTCCATTTAAATTAAAAGTATTGAGAGAAATTGAAAAAATATTGAGTATAAAAATTGAGAGTGAGGATATTGAGATAATAAGAACAAATAAGAAAAAATATCCCATGGAAATAAAAACATTTACACCATTTTTAGCCAGATTACTTGGATTTTGGATGGCTGATGGTTCTTGGACTTCAGGATGTTTAAGATTATTTTCCTCTGATTTGCAACTATTAAAAGAATATGAAAAAAGAATAATAGAAGAATTAAATATGAAACCACATTATAGGAGAGCTAATAAATCAACCTACTGCTTAGAAATATCTTCATCAGTTTTAGAAACCATGTTTAAAAATTTGGTAGGTAATAAAAAGAGAAAATCAAAAAATGGAATGTTTCCAGAGATTTTATATAAACTTCCATTAGAGCATAAAAAGGCATTTTTATCTGGTTATTTTGATGGTGACGGGTTTTTAGAAATAAAAAAAGATAATAAACTATACTCAATTGGATTTTCAACATTTAATAAGAGGTTTGCTGAAGGAATAAGGGATTTATTGCTGTATTTTGGGATTATGTCATCTGTAAGAAAACAAGAAATAAATTATGAAAATGAATTAAATGGGAGGATTATAAAGAAAAGAGGAGTTTCTTACACTGTATCAATATTAGGAGGAGAGTATTTAGAAAAAGCTATTAATATATTGGACATTTGGAGAACAAAAGATAGGGAGTTAATAAAAAAGGCATTTTCAGCGGGTTATTGTAATATAGATATTATCCCAAACATTGGAAAGAAATTGAGAGAAATTAGAGAGAAATTGAGAATAAGCACATATAAGCTTCAGAAAGAAAAATTCTATAATCCACAAAGAGTTGAAGTTGGAGAGAGGCAGATAAGTAGAAGGAATTTAATAAAACTCATGAACAAATATTTAGATTATGCTAAAAAAACTAACAATAAAGAAGTAATAGAAGAGATTGAGTCCTTATTAAGATTGGCTGAAGGCGATATATTCTTTGATAGAATAAAAGAAATAAAATCTATAAAGCTTAAAAAAGTTTATGGAATTATAAACTCAAAAACAGGAAATTACATTGTAAATAACTTTATTTCAAAAAATAGTTCGACATCACTTGAACTTGGAGTTGATATTGGAAGTATTGATTTGGTTATTCTTCTCGGCTCACCAAAGAGTGTTTCGAGAGCTTTGCAGAGGATTGGTAGGAGTGGACATAGGTTGCATGAGAAAAGTAAAGGGATAATAATTCCATTTGATAGGGATGATTTGGTAGAGAATGTTGTTCTCGCTTATGATGCAAAAATTGGGAGAATAGATAAAGTTCATATTCCAAAAAACTGTTTGGATGTCTTAGCTCAACATTTAGTTGGAATGGCATTAGAGAAGGTTTGGGATGTAGATGAAGCATACAACCTAATTAAAAAAGCCTATCCTTATAAAGATTTGAGTAAAGAAGATTTCTTAGATGTCTTAAATTATTTAGCTGGTGGAATTGAAGAAAAAAATGTCTATGCAAAAATCTGGCTTAAAGATAATAAATTTGGAAAGAGAGGAAAGACAGTTAGAGCTATATATTATATGAATGTTGGAACTATTCCTGATGAGACAGCAGTTGATGTTATAGCAGATGGAAAATATGTTGGAGAAGTTGAGGAGGAGTTTGCTGAGAAGTTGATGAAAGGAGATATCTTCGTATTAGGAGGAAGAACTTATAAATATTTGGGAGGTAGAGGAAATAAAATTAGGGTTAAAGAAGTTTTTGATGAAAGACCAACTATTCCAGCATGGTTTTCAGAGCAGTTGCCTTTAGCTTATGACTTAGCATTAGATATTGAAAGATTTAGGAAAGAAGTTTTATCTTCAGATATTAAAGATATTAAAGAAAAATATGAGGTCGATGAAAAGACAGCTAAGGCAATTAAAAGCTATATAGATGAGCAGGATAAATTTGCTGTAGTTCCAGATGATGAAAAAATGCTAATAGAGAGCTTTGAGGAGGAGAAGAGAAGATATTACATCTTCCACTTTGTAGCTGGAAGGAGAGCTAATGAGGCATTAGCAAGGGCATTTGCCAACTATATATCAAAAATAAAGAAATGTAATGTTAGAATTTCAGTGAATGATTATGGATTTGCTTTAATACTCCCAAAAAATAGGAAGATAAAGAGGGCAGATATTGTTGAGCTTTTTAACTTAGATATTGTTAAAAATGTGAAAGAAAGTATTGAGAGGAGTGAAATTTTAAAAAGAAGGTTTAGGCATGTTGCTACAAGAGGGTTTATGATTTTGAGAAAGTATATGAATAGGAGGATAAGTGTTGATAGACAGCAGTTTAATGCTGAGATGCTTTTAAAATACTGCAAAGAGGTTAATCATCCCTTATATAGAGAAACATTGAGGGAGATTTTAGAGGATAGCTTAGATATTGATAATGCCTTAGATTACTTTGAAAAAATTAAGAAGAGGAAGGTTTATTATTTAGAGTTGCCTTCACCTTCACCATTTGCATTTAATTTGGTTGTTTCTGCCTCATCAGATGTTGTGTTTATGGAAGATAAGAAGAAAATGATTGAAGAGTTGCATAGAAAGGTTATGGAATTCATTTCGATGAAAGAAAAAGGAAAGAAATAA
- the fdhD gene encoding formate dehydrogenase accessory sulfurtransferase FdhD: MIKKVKIKKFDGKNFYDVYDYVAVEETYNIFINRELVKNLSLSPSFLNEFGVGFAINEGFLNRIDKVEVDKNSIYIFGEKNKNEKNKKREKPKINIETIKKIISYKIEAKYWKITGSFHWASLFNLNGERIIFVEDIGRHNAVDKVIGYAVLNNYNLNGLILHYSGRIPYEIVKKAVNSGLSAIISKSPPTNKAIELAEKNDILLIGFARNGKFNIYSGRLWEE; this comes from the coding sequence ATGATTAAAAAGGTAAAAATAAAAAAGTTTGACGGTAAAAATTTTTATGATGTTTATGATTACGTGGCTGTTGAAGAAACCTACAATATTTTTATTAATAGAGAGTTGGTTAAAAATCTTTCTTTATCCCCCTCTTTTTTAAATGAATTTGGGGTTGGGTTTGCAATTAATGAGGGGTTTTTAAATAGAATTGATAAAGTTGAGGTAGATAAAAACAGCATATATATTTTTGGAGAAAAAAATAAAAATGAAAAAAACAAAAAAAGAGAAAAACCAAAGATAAATATTGAGACTATCAAAAAAATAATCTCTTATAAAATAGAAGCCAAATACTGGAAAATTACTGGGAGTTTTCACTGGGCTTCATTGTTTAATTTGAATGGAGAGAGAATAATTTTTGTTGAGGATATTGGTAGGCATAATGCCGTTGATAAAGTTATCGGCTACGCTGTCCTAAACAATTATAACTTAAATGGACTAATTCTACATTACAGTGGGAGAATCCCTTATGAGATTGTTAAAAAGGCTGTAAATAGTGGTTTAAGTGCTATTATCTCAAAATCTCCACCAACAAATAAAGCTATAGAATTGGCAGAAAAAAATGATATCTTACTAATTGGCTTTGCAAGAAATGGGAAATTTAATATTTATTCTGGGAGATTATGGGAGGAGTAG
- a CDS encoding MBL fold metallo-hydrolase yields the protein MIKLLYEGILIRENGIIKKASSSSTLIITDNNNIIVDTSTKDMENIIIKSLSELNLSPNDIDVVINTHLHYDHIENNPIFKNATFYASPKEFGFNDDFEDFKKFKDKEIEIIETPGHTYGSISVIYKDYVVVGDASPLKNNILKMIPPKLNVDEKLALESLKKIRELRKNVITGHEGIVYKEWLK from the coding sequence ATGATAAAACTTCTATATGAAGGGATTTTAATCAGAGAAAACGGAATAATTAAGAAAGCTTCATCTTCATCAACCTTAATTATTACAGACAACAACAATATAATTGTTGATACTTCAACAAAAGATATGGAAAATATCATTATTAAAAGTTTATCTGAACTAAATCTATCCCCAAATGACATAGATGTGGTTATAAATACTCATCTCCATTACGACCATATAGAAAACAACCCAATATTTAAAAACGCTACATTTTATGCCTCTCCAAAAGAGTTTGGATTTAACGATGATTTTGAAGATTTTAAAAAGTTTAAAGATAAAGAGATTGAGATTATTGAAACTCCTGGACATACTTATGGCAGTATATCAGTTATTTATAAAGATTATGTTGTTGTTGGCGATGCCTCTCCTTTAAAAAACAATATATTAAAAATGATTCCTCCAAAATTAAATGTAGATGAAAAATTAGCTTTAGAGAGTTTAAAAAAGATTAGAGAGCTGAGAAAGAATGTTATCACAGGACATGAAGGAATTGTTTATAAGGAATGGCTCAAATAA
- a CDS encoding flavodoxin family protein encodes MKALILYKSIHHKNTEKIAKAIAEELNADIYDIDKVNPEIIEKYDLIGFGSGIYFGKHHKSLFKFLDKISKTNKKAFIFSTAGFPFLKNIFHKELRDKLKDKGFEIVGEFCCKGYHTYSIFKLIGGLNKNHPNKDDIKKAKEFAKTIFKN; translated from the coding sequence ATGAAAGCTCTCATCTTATACAAATCTATACATCATAAAAATACTGAAAAGATAGCTAAAGCTATAGCTGAAGAGTTAAATGCTGATATCTACGATATTGATAAAGTAAACCCAGAGATAATTGAAAAATATGACCTCATAGGTTTTGGTTCTGGAATATACTTTGGAAAACATCATAAATCCTTATTTAAATTTTTAGACAAAATCAGCAAAACAAATAAAAAAGCCTTTATTTTCTCTACAGCTGGTTTTCCATTTTTAAAAAATATTTTTCATAAAGAACTTAGAGATAAACTTAAAGATAAAGGATTTGAGATTGTTGGTGAATTCTGCTGTAAAGGTTACCACACTTATAGCATCTTTAAGCTAATTGGTGGTTTAAATAAAAATCATCCAAATAAAGATGACATTAAAAAAGCAAAAGAGTTTGCTAAAACTATTTTTAAAAATTAA
- the fbp gene encoding fructose-1,6-bisphosphate aldolase/phosphatase codes for MENNRVTISVIKADVGGLCGHTLAPDELLETCEAVLEEAVDEIILDYYVTRCGDDIDLIMSHKLGCDNEKVHGLAWRAFEEATKVAKELKLYGAGQDLLADSFSGNVRGMGPGCAEMEFVERKSEPIVVFCCDKTDPTAFNYPLFKMFADPFNTAGLVFDPSMISGFKFEVHDVVGHKKVFLDTPEEMYMLLALIGDYEKYAIKRVYRRRDNEIAAVVSTEKLNYIAGEYVGKDDPVAIVRAQSGFPAVGEVLEPFANPHFVPGWMRGSHWGPLMPVGEEDATPTRFDGPARIIALGFQVCDGMLIGPNDLFADKGFDKAREKALEMADIIRRMGPFQPHRLPATMMEYTTVPKVLEALEDRFIPLEGLELIEEGGITRKDRGDVE; via the coding sequence ATGGAAAATAACAGAGTAACAATCAGTGTTATAAAGGCAGATGTTGGAGGTTTATGTGGGCATACACTAGCTCCAGATGAGTTGTTAGAAACATGTGAGGCAGTTTTAGAGGAGGCAGTTGATGAGATAATATTGGATTATTATGTTACAAGATGTGGGGATGACATTGATTTAATCATGAGCCATAAATTAGGCTGTGATAATGAGAAAGTCCATGGATTGGCATGGAGAGCTTTTGAAGAAGCTACAAAAGTAGCTAAAGAACTAAAATTGTATGGAGCTGGGCAGGATTTATTGGCTGACAGCTTTTCAGGAAATGTTAGAGGGATGGGGCCAGGATGTGCAGAGATGGAATTTGTTGAAAGAAAGAGTGAGCCAATAGTTGTTTTCTGCTGCGATAAAACAGATCCAACAGCATTTAACTACCCATTATTCAAGATGTTTGCAGACCCATTCAACACAGCTGGTTTAGTTTTCGACCCTTCAATGATTTCTGGATTTAAATTTGAAGTTCATGATGTTGTTGGACATAAAAAGGTCTTTTTAGATACTCCAGAAGAGATGTATATGCTCTTAGCTTTAATTGGTGATTATGAGAAGTATGCAATTAAGAGAGTTTATAGAAGAAGAGATAACGAGATAGCTGCTGTTGTCAGCACTGAGAAATTAAACTACATAGCTGGGGAGTATGTTGGTAAAGATGACCCAGTAGCCATTGTTAGAGCTCAAAGTGGATTCCCAGCTGTTGGAGAGGTTTTAGAGCCATTTGCTAACCCACACTTTGTTCCAGGGTGGATGAGAGGTAGCCACTGGGGGCCATTAATGCCAGTTGGAGAGGAAGATGCAACACCTACAAGATTTGATGGGCCAGCAAGAATTATTGCCCTCGGATTCCAAGTTTGTGACGGAATGTTAATCGGCCCTAACGATTTATTTGCAGATAAAGGGTTTGATAAGGCAAGAGAAAAAGCATTGGAGATGGCAGACATAATAAGAAGAATGGGTCCATTCCAACCACACAGATTGCCAGCAACAATGATGGAATACACAACAGTTCCAAAGGTTTTAGAAGCATTGGAGGATAGATTCATTCCTTTAGAAGGTTTAGAATTAATTGAAGAAGGAGGAATTACAAGAAAAGATAGAGGAGACGTAGAATAA
- a CDS encoding selenium metabolism-associated LysR family transcriptional regulator, which translates to MDPKISYFQTFIVASKTKSFSKAAKRLGITQGTVSNHISALEKYFDAQLFLRTPEGVDLTPEGKIFYERAEKILDLLNEAKLLMRAIHENPEGVIRIYASTTPGEHILPSIIKEYKSSYKNVDFEITITDSERCFKALDEGLADIAAVGYLKNKNYEYTIIGKDRLVLIVPPNHPLAEKGSAKLEDILKEDYIDREEGSGTREAFIKALNDKGYSIMDLNVVMRLGSHSAVITAVSEGYGVSVVSEIPAKKAEDAGLVRIVPVVDLDVVRYLYLVKSRRPKNPSAVKSFWEFVTKV; encoded by the coding sequence ATGGATCCAAAAATAAGTTATTTCCAAACATTTATAGTTGCAAGTAAAACAAAAAGTTTTTCTAAAGCGGCAAAGAGATTGGGAATAACCCAAGGAACTGTTAGTAATCATATATCGGCACTTGAGAAATATTTTGATGCTCAACTCTTTTTAAGAACTCCAGAAGGTGTTGATTTAACTCCTGAAGGAAAGATATTTTATGAGAGGGCTGAAAAAATTTTGGATTTGTTGAATGAGGCAAAATTGTTGATGAGAGCCATACATGAAAATCCAGAGGGGGTTATTAGGATTTATGCCTCTACAACCCCCGGAGAGCATATACTGCCATCAATAATTAAGGAGTATAAAAGCTCATACAAAAATGTTGATTTTGAGATTACAATAACTGATTCTGAGAGATGTTTTAAAGCTTTAGATGAAGGATTAGCAGATATAGCGGCTGTTGGTTATCTAAAAAATAAGAACTATGAATACACAATTATAGGTAAGGATAGGTTGGTTTTGATTGTCCCACCAAATCATCCACTTGCAGAGAAAGGTAGTGCTAAGCTTGAAGATATACTTAAAGAGGATTACATTGATAGGGAGGAAGGGTCTGGGACAAGAGAGGCATTTATAAAAGCTTTGAATGATAAAGGATATTCAATAATGGATTTAAATGTTGTAATGAGATTAGGTAGCCACTCAGCAGTTATAACTGCAGTTTCTGAAGGTTATGGAGTTAGTGTTGTTTCAGAAATCCCTGCTAAAAAGGCAGAGGATGCTGGTTTAGTTAGGATTGTCCCAGTTGTAGATTTGGATGTTGTTAGATATTTATATTTAGTTAAAAGTAGAAGACCAAAGAATCCAAGTGCTGTAAAATCATTCTGGGAATTTGTTACAAAGGTTTAA
- a CDS encoding phosphoribosyl-ATP diphosphatase has product MILEEVYEVIKQRIKEKPENSYVAKLTTDDDKKTAINKICEKIGEEATELILAAKDDKKDEIIYEAADLIFHTMVLLAYKNIEFEELLKEFERRKK; this is encoded by the coding sequence ATGATTTTGGAAGAGGTTTATGAAGTTATAAAGCAGAGGATAAAAGAAAAGCCAGAGAATTCTTATGTAGCAAAGCTAACAACTGATGATGACAAAAAAACTGCAATAAACAAAATCTGTGAGAAGATTGGAGAAGAAGCTACTGAACTAATATTGGCAGCTAAGGATGACAAAAAAGATGAGATTATCTATGAGGCTGCTGATTTGATATTCCATACAATGGTTTTATTGGCTTATAAAAACATAGAATTTGAGGAATTATTAAAAGAATTTGAAAGAAGAAAGAAATAA
- the ribH gene encoding 6,7-dimethyl-8-ribityllumazine synthase: MVNLGFVIAEFNRDITYMMEKVAEEHAEFLGAKVKYKIIVPGVFDMPLAVKKLLEKDDVDAVVTIGCVIEGETEHDEIVVHNAARKIADLALQYDKPVTLGISGPGMTRLQAQERVDYGKRAVEAAVKMVKRLKALEEK, translated from the coding sequence ATGGTTAATCTTGGGTTTGTTATTGCTGAATTCAACAGAGATATAACCTATATGATGGAAAAGGTTGCTGAGGAGCATGCGGAGTTCTTAGGAGCAAAGGTTAAATACAAAATCATTGTTCCAGGAGTTTTTGATATGCCATTAGCTGTGAAAAAATTGTTAGAGAAGGATGATGTTGATGCCGTTGTAACAATTGGATGTGTTATTGAAGGAGAGACTGAGCACGATGAGATAGTTGTCCATAATGCAGCAAGGAAGATAGCTGATTTAGCTCTGCAGTATGACAAACCAGTAACTTTAGGTATTTCAGGGCCTGGAATGACAAGGTTGCAGGCTCAAGAGAGAGTTGATTATGGTAAGAGGGCTGTTGAAGCTGCAGTTAAAATGGTTAAGAGATTAAAAGCTTTAGAGGAGAAATAA
- a CDS encoding gamma carbonic anhydrase family protein — MISENARIAKGAVIVGDVSIGDYSSVWYNAVIRGDVDKIIIGKYSNIQDCCVVHCSKGYPTIIGDYVSIGHGAVIHGCKIEDNVLVGMNATILNGAKIGENCIIGANALVTQNKEIPPNSLVLGVPGRVVRELTEEEIKSIRENALRYVKLSETLESYKKI; from the coding sequence ATGATTTCCGAAAATGCAAGGATAGCTAAAGGGGCGGTAATTGTAGGAGATGTAAGTATTGGAGATTATTCATCAGTCTGGTATAATGCTGTTATTAGGGGAGATGTAGATAAGATAATAATTGGTAAGTACTCAAATATACAAGATTGCTGTGTAGTTCATTGCTCTAAGGGCTATCCGACTATTATTGGAGATTATGTGAGCATAGGGCATGGGGCAGTTATACACGGATGTAAGATTGAGGATAACGTGTTAGTTGGAATGAATGCCACAATATTAAATGGGGCAAAGATTGGAGAGAACTGTATAATTGGGGCTAACGCATTAGTTACACAAAATAAGGAGATTCCACCAAACAGCTTAGTTTTGGGAGTTCCAGGTAGAGTTGTTAGAGAATTAACAGAGGAGGAGATTAAAAGTATAAGAGAGAATGCATTGAGATATGTTAAGTTGTCTGAAACATTAGAAAGTTATAAAAAGATATAA
- a CDS encoding chloride channel protein, with protein MDIVNTLNKLIKMIKWIGIASLIGIVGGLSSVIMAIIIEYFPEKHNILLIPIVFFIAGLFVDYIYELKGSGIDRVLKALNTNERLTWIKGLLKVLLAGAVIAVGGSAGKEGPCVQSSASFADELYRLLKLKNRELVIITGIAGGLGGAFSAPLGTAILACEIIEHENFNYINLLPPIIASVVGYIIFYLITGKKHLFNISISYTVSSSDFILFLMAAFFCSAISYCYIKTYRKIATSFDNLKFPYCIKTLIGGILVAIIGYFIPEVLGLGLELTKDLFFIKFPLELLILILIGKILATSFTVGSGVPGGLVFPSMCVGAVSGMIFSSLVGANPIPFIVLGIATSLSASTNAPLGGAVLCTEIFGFDFAVPASIGAVIGYQMTKLETIFKYIRF; from the coding sequence ATGGATATCGTTAATACTCTCAATAAACTTATAAAAATGATAAAATGGATTGGTATTGCATCACTAATAGGGATTGTGGGGGGTTTAAGTTCAGTTATTATGGCTATTATCATTGAATACTTTCCAGAAAAACATAATATTTTATTAATTCCAATTGTCTTTTTTATTGCTGGATTGTTTGTTGATTATATTTATGAGCTGAAAGGTTCTGGGATTGATAGGGTTTTAAAAGCTTTAAATACTAATGAGAGATTAACATGGATAAAAGGGCTTTTAAAAGTTTTGTTAGCTGGGGCAGTTATAGCTGTTGGAGGTAGTGCTGGAAAAGAAGGACCTTGCGTGCAGTCAAGTGCATCTTTTGCAGATGAACTTTATAGATTATTAAAATTAAAAAATAGAGAACTGGTTATTATAACTGGAATCGCTGGAGGATTGGGAGGAGCGTTTTCAGCCCCTTTAGGTACTGCTATATTGGCATGTGAGATTATTGAGCATGAGAATTTTAATTACATCAATTTACTTCCTCCAATTATAGCAAGTGTTGTGGGTTATATAATCTTCTACCTAATTACTGGAAAGAAACACCTCTTTAATATCTCTATATCATACACTGTCAGCTCATCTGACTTTATTTTATTTTTAATGGCCGCATTTTTCTGCTCAGCCATATCTTATTGCTATATAAAAACTTATAGAAAGATAGCTACAAGTTTTGATAATCTTAAGTTCCCATACTGTATTAAAACATTGATTGGCGGGATTTTAGTAGCTATAATTGGCTATTTTATTCCAGAAGTTTTAGGATTAGGTTTAGAGCTTACAAAAGATTTATTTTTCATAAAATTTCCCTTAGAGTTATTGATACTGATATTAATTGGCAAGATATTGGCTACTTCATTCACCGTTGGTTCTGGAGTTCCTGGGGGATTAGTTTTCCCATCTATGTGTGTAGGGGCTGTCTCTGGAATGATATTTAGTTCCTTAGTTGGAGCTAACCCAATCCCATTTATAGTTTTAGGAATAGCTACATCTTTATCAGCATCAACAAACGCTCCATTAGGAGGAGCGGTGTTATGCACAGAGATTTTTGGATTTGATTTTGCAGTCCCAGCATCAATAGGGGCAGTTATTGGTTATCAGATGACAAAATTGGAGACAATATTCAAATATATAAGGTTCTAA